One stretch of Streptomyces sp. NBC_00443 DNA includes these proteins:
- a CDS encoding acyl-CoA dehydrogenase encodes MDFAFDARTEELRAKLLAFMDEYVYPAEAVAEEQRAELASPWDTPAVVEELKAEARRQGLWNLFLPDQEYGAGLTNLQYAPLAEITGRSPHLAPTATNCAAPDTGNMEVLSQFGDEQQKKQWLEPLLAGEIRSAFAMTEPDVASSDATNITTHIERDGDEYVITGRKWYISGAMNPDCKILIVMGKTDPEGEDIRRQQSMVLVPRDTPGVTIKRAMQVFGYEDHSHGGHAEVVFDHARVPVSNLIGEEGGGFAIAQARLGPGRIHHCMRLIGMAERAIELMCRRAVSRNAFGKALAQQGVVHNWIADARVTVEQLRLLVLKTAWLMDTVGNKGAHTEIQSIKIATPRAVVDILDRAIQLHGAGGVSQDFPLAELYAGARTLMIADGPDEVHQRSLARRELTKYL; translated from the coding sequence ATGGACTTCGCGTTCGACGCACGCACCGAGGAGCTGCGCGCCAAGCTGCTCGCCTTCATGGACGAGTACGTCTATCCCGCCGAGGCGGTCGCCGAGGAGCAGCGGGCCGAGCTGGCGTCCCCGTGGGACACGCCGGCCGTGGTGGAGGAGCTCAAGGCCGAGGCGCGCAGGCAGGGCCTGTGGAACCTCTTCCTGCCGGACCAGGAGTACGGGGCCGGGCTCACCAACCTCCAGTACGCCCCGCTCGCCGAGATCACCGGCCGCTCCCCGCACCTGGCACCGACGGCCACGAACTGCGCGGCGCCCGACACCGGGAACATGGAGGTGCTGTCCCAGTTCGGCGACGAGCAGCAGAAGAAGCAGTGGCTGGAGCCGCTGCTGGCCGGTGAGATCCGCTCGGCGTTCGCGATGACCGAGCCGGATGTGGCCTCCTCGGACGCCACGAACATCACCACGCACATAGAGCGGGACGGCGACGAGTACGTCATCACCGGCCGCAAGTGGTACATCTCCGGGGCGATGAACCCGGACTGCAAGATCCTGATCGTGATGGGCAAGACGGACCCGGAAGGCGAGGACATCCGCCGTCAGCAGTCCATGGTCCTGGTCCCCCGCGACACCCCGGGCGTCACGATCAAGCGCGCCATGCAGGTCTTCGGCTACGAGGACCACTCCCACGGCGGCCACGCCGAGGTGGTCTTCGACCACGCGCGCGTGCCGGTGTCCAACCTCATCGGCGAGGAGGGCGGCGGCTTCGCCATCGCCCAGGCGCGGCTCGGTCCGGGCCGTATCCACCACTGCATGCGGCTGATCGGCATGGCCGAGCGGGCGATCGAGCTGATGTGCCGACGGGCGGTGTCCCGGAACGCCTTCGGCAAGGCGCTGGCCCAGCAGGGCGTGGTCCACAACTGGATCGCCGACGCGCGGGTGACCGTCGAGCAGCTCCGTCTCCTGGTCCTGAAGACGGCCTGGCTGATGGACACCGTCGGCAACAAGGGTGCCCACACGGAGATCCAGTCCATCAAGATCGCCACGCCGCGTGCGGTCGTCGACATCCTCGACCGGGCGATCCAGTTGCACGGTGCGGGTGGTGTCAGCCAGGACTTCCCGCTCGCGGAGCTGTACGCCGGCGCGCGGACCCTGATGATCGCCGACGGGCCCGACGAGGTGCATCAGCGGTCGCTGGCCCGGCGGGAGTTGACGAAGTACCTGTAA
- a CDS encoding phosphotransferase family protein, giving the protein MSPDHPPGLDLDRLRGLLERERPGLAHGPLTGRLIEGGRSNLTYLVSDGTSQWVVRRPPLGHVLATAHDMKREHRVISALHPTDVPVPRPVLLCEDEEVLGSPFYVMEFVEGTPYRTADQLAPLGAERTRGAVLSLVDTLVELHAVEPASVGLEDFGRPEGFLDRQLRRWGKQLDASRNRELAGIDELHATLGRRLPASPAATVVHGDYRLDNVLIGDDDKIKAILDWEMSTLGDPLTDLGLLVMYSMPLGMADSPVSTTGEAPGHPTPTELIERYAARSGRDVSAVSWYTAFAWFKLAVILEGIHYRYTLGQTVGRGFDRIGDLVPVFIEHGLTTLQDGIQEG; this is encoded by the coding sequence ATGAGCCCCGACCATCCGCCCGGCCTCGACCTGGACCGGCTGCGCGGCCTGCTCGAGCGCGAGCGGCCCGGTCTGGCGCACGGTCCGCTGACCGGCCGGCTGATCGAGGGCGGACGGTCGAACCTCACGTACCTGGTCTCCGACGGCACCTCGCAGTGGGTCGTACGACGGCCCCCGCTCGGCCACGTCCTCGCCACGGCGCACGACATGAAGCGCGAGCACCGGGTCATCAGCGCGCTGCACCCGACGGACGTGCCGGTGCCGCGGCCGGTGCTGCTGTGCGAGGACGAGGAGGTGCTCGGGTCGCCGTTCTACGTCATGGAGTTCGTCGAGGGCACCCCGTACCGCACCGCCGACCAGCTCGCCCCGCTCGGCGCGGAGCGCACCCGGGGCGCGGTGCTGTCGCTGGTGGACACCCTCGTCGAGCTGCACGCGGTGGAGCCGGCGTCGGTGGGTCTTGAGGACTTCGGCCGGCCCGAGGGCTTCCTGGACCGGCAACTGCGTCGCTGGGGCAAGCAGTTGGACGCCTCCCGCAACCGCGAGCTGGCCGGCATCGACGAGCTGCATGCGACGCTCGGCCGCCGGCTGCCGGCCTCTCCCGCGGCGACGGTGGTCCACGGCGACTACCGGCTGGACAACGTCCTCATCGGTGACGACGACAAGATCAAGGCGATCCTCGACTGGGAGATGTCGACGCTCGGAGATCCGCTCACCGACCTCGGCCTGCTGGTGATGTACAGCATGCCGCTGGGCATGGCGGACTCCCCGGTCTCCACGACCGGCGAGGCGCCCGGCCATCCGACGCCGACCGAACTGATCGAGCGGTACGCCGCGCGCTCGGGGCGCGACGTCTCCGCGGTCTCCTGGTACACGGCGTTCGCCTGGTTCAAGCTCGCCGTGATCCTGGAGGGCATCCACTACCGCTACACGCTCGGCCAGACGGTCGGCCGCGGCTTCGACCGCATCGGCGACCTGGTCCCGGTCTTCATCGAGCACGGCCTGACCACGCTTCAAGACGGCATCCAGGAAGGCTGA
- a CDS encoding NADP-dependent oxidoreductase codes for MKGISYTRYGGADELAYGDVREPRLGPDSVLVKVRAAAVNPVDWKCREGHMDRMLEPVFPVVPGWDVSGVVVQPGVSVTEFGVGDEVIGYVREDVLSRGTFAEYVAAPVRTLARKPRNLTWEEAAGLPLVGLTAFQVLTKVLQVKRDETVLVHAAAGGVGSIAVQLARHLGARVIGTASAHNHDFVRGLGGEPVEYGDGLTERVRGLAPEGVDAAFDTVGGDALKASANLLAPEGRLVSIADPDVFDYGGRYYFVRPDAADLLRLSGLAEEGVVSVHVSETFPLERAADAHRLNQEGRTRGKIVVTVDWETEEEPVAPEGLWQGAQ; via the coding sequence ATGAAGGGCATCAGCTACACACGCTACGGCGGGGCCGACGAGCTCGCATACGGGGATGTGCGCGAGCCGCGCCTCGGCCCCGACTCCGTGCTGGTGAAGGTGCGGGCGGCAGCGGTCAACCCGGTCGACTGGAAGTGCCGCGAGGGACACATGGACCGGATGCTCGAGCCGGTCTTCCCGGTCGTCCCCGGCTGGGACGTGTCCGGAGTGGTCGTCCAGCCGGGTGTGTCCGTCACGGAGTTCGGCGTCGGCGACGAGGTCATCGGCTACGTACGCGAGGACGTCCTCTCGCGCGGCACCTTCGCCGAGTACGTCGCCGCGCCCGTCCGCACCCTCGCGCGCAAGCCCCGCAACCTCACCTGGGAGGAGGCGGCCGGTCTGCCGCTGGTGGGGCTGACGGCGTTCCAGGTGCTGACCAAGGTCCTCCAGGTCAAGCGCGACGAGACGGTCCTCGTGCACGCCGCGGCCGGCGGTGTCGGCTCGATCGCCGTCCAGCTCGCCCGCCATCTGGGTGCCCGGGTGATCGGTACGGCGAGCGCGCACAACCACGACTTCGTACGCGGTCTCGGCGGTGAGCCGGTCGAGTACGGCGACGGCCTGACCGAGCGGGTGCGGGGGCTGGCGCCCGAGGGCGTGGACGCGGCGTTCGACACGGTCGGCGGTGACGCGCTGAAGGCCTCGGCCAACCTGCTGGCCCCCGAGGGCCGCCTGGTGTCGATCGCCGACCCGGACGTCTTCGACTACGGGGGCCGCTACTACTTCGTCCGCCCCGACGCGGCGGACCTGCTGCGGCTGTCCGGGCTGGCGGAGGAGGGAGTCGTGTCCGTGCACGTCTCGGAGACGTTCCCGCTGGAGCGGGCGGCGGACGCGCACCGGCTCAACCAGGAGGGCCGTACCCGGGGCAAGATCGTGGTGACCGTGGACTGGGAGACGGAGGAGGAGCCGGTGGCGCCGGAGGGGTTGTGGCAGGGGGCTCAGTGA
- a CDS encoding DUF202 domain-containing protein → MSPGAVAEPVRDPGLQPERTRLAWRRTTLSGTVAAVLAVKTALHGDVTVVGLVGCALCIGLWLGFLALAHRRISVLASSPEPAALAPRHAAATVLFTVALALCGAALVL, encoded by the coding sequence GTGAGCCCCGGGGCGGTCGCCGAGCCCGTCAGGGATCCGGGGCTGCAGCCCGAGCGGACGCGCCTCGCGTGGCGCCGTACGACACTGTCCGGGACAGTGGCGGCCGTACTCGCTGTGAAGACCGCACTGCACGGCGACGTCACGGTGGTCGGGCTGGTCGGCTGCGCCCTGTGCATCGGGCTGTGGCTGGGCTTTCTGGCGCTCGCCCACCGCCGCATCAGCGTCCTCGCCTCGTCCCCCGAACCGGCGGCCCTCGCCCCCCGGCATGCCGCGGCCACGGTCCTGTTCACCGTGGCCCTGGCCCTGTGCGGCGCCGCCCTGGTCCTGTGA
- a CDS encoding YidH family protein produces the protein MIEFVRNVRLWFAPQEIRQEGRTPDYRFSLANERTFLAWLRTALALVGGGFAVDQFLPDLRWGWRVGLALALLAAGVLCSLRAVNHWVRCERAMRRGDDLPVSRFPAVLSLVVAVVAVAMVVVVLVGWEG, from the coding sequence GTGATCGAGTTCGTACGGAACGTCCGGCTGTGGTTTGCGCCGCAGGAGATCCGGCAGGAGGGCCGCACGCCCGACTACCGGTTCTCGCTGGCCAACGAGCGCACCTTTCTGGCCTGGCTGCGTACCGCGCTCGCGCTCGTCGGCGGTGGCTTCGCGGTGGACCAGTTCCTGCCGGATCTGCGCTGGGGCTGGCGCGTCGGGCTGGCGCTCGCGCTGCTCGCGGCGGGCGTGTTGTGCTCGCTCCGCGCCGTCAATCACTGGGTGCGCTGCGAGCGGGCGATGCGGCGGGGCGACGACCTGCCGGTGTCGCGGTTCCCGGCGGTGCTGAGCCTGGTGGTCGCGGTCGTGGCCGTCGCGATGGTCGTCGTCGTCCTCGTGGGGTGGGAAGGGTGA
- a CDS encoding NUDIX hydrolase: MSAADEILDIVDEHDRVVGRSRRGEAYAKGLRHRCVFIEARDSQDRLFVHRRTPTKLVFPSRYDMFVGGVVGAGESYDDAALREAEEELGVSGLPRPTHLFKFLYDDGAGQTWWSAVYEVRCELPVSPQVEEVAWHSFLPEAEVERRLAEWSWVPDGLAAYERLRAHRAAG, translated from the coding sequence ATGAGCGCTGCTGACGAGATCCTCGACATCGTCGACGAGCACGACCGGGTCGTCGGACGGTCCCGGCGCGGCGAGGCCTACGCCAAGGGGCTGCGCCACCGCTGCGTCTTCATCGAGGCCCGGGACTCGCAGGACCGCCTTTTCGTGCATCGCCGCACGCCCACGAAGCTCGTCTTTCCCTCCCGGTACGACATGTTCGTCGGCGGTGTGGTCGGCGCGGGCGAGTCCTACGACGACGCCGCCCTGCGCGAGGCCGAGGAGGAACTCGGCGTCAGCGGCCTCCCCCGCCCCACCCACCTCTTCAAGTTCCTCTACGACGACGGCGCCGGGCAGACCTGGTGGTCGGCGGTGTACGAGGTGCGCTGCGAGCTGCCGGTGAGCCCACAGGTGGAGGAGGTCGCCTGGCACAGCTTCCTGCCGGAGGCCGAGGTGGAACGGCGGCTGGCGGAGTGGTCGTGGGTACCGGACGGTTTGGCGGCGTACGAACGCCTCCGGGCCCACCGGGCGGCCGGCTGA
- a CDS encoding DMT family transporter — translation MSLLILILAVSAACCLGFGFVLQQNAAQKAPLSDFLSPRILLDLMKVPRWLGGIGLMVVGMALGAMALGQGEISLVEPLLATNLLFALALSRRQTKQPLGRQGWTGLALLAGGVTAFIVAGQPHGGTAPSSDFRQWLIIGVMVGAALLLTAYAKRSRLSAGPALLATAAGLLYGVQDALTRVTGQRFAEGGMAEILTSWQPYAVVALGLTGLILVQSAFETASLRMSLPALTAAQPLAGILCGVGFLGDRLRADSGALAWEAAGLAAIVVGIIMLGTHSAMPSGVKQPRQVAVAAVPAR, via the coding sequence GTGTCGCTTCTGATCCTGATACTCGCCGTGAGTGCCGCCTGCTGCCTGGGCTTCGGCTTCGTACTGCAGCAGAACGCGGCCCAGAAGGCGCCGCTGAGCGACTTCCTCTCCCCCCGGATCCTCCTCGACCTGATGAAGGTGCCCCGCTGGCTGGGCGGCATCGGGCTGATGGTGGTCGGCATGGCGCTCGGCGCGATGGCGCTGGGCCAGGGCGAGATCTCCCTCGTGGAACCGCTGCTGGCGACGAACCTGCTCTTCGCGCTCGCGCTCTCCCGCCGCCAGACCAAGCAGCCCCTGGGCCGCCAGGGCTGGACGGGACTCGCACTGCTCGCGGGCGGTGTGACGGCCTTCATCGTCGCCGGCCAGCCACACGGCGGGACGGCGCCCAGTAGTGACTTCAGGCAGTGGCTGATCATCGGCGTCATGGTCGGGGCGGCCCTGCTTCTCACGGCGTACGCCAAGCGCTCGCGGCTCAGTGCGGGCCCTGCGCTGCTGGCCACGGCCGCCGGACTGCTGTACGGCGTGCAGGACGCCCTGACCCGCGTGACCGGGCAGCGGTTCGCCGAGGGCGGCATGGCGGAAATCCTCACCAGCTGGCAGCCGTACGCCGTCGTGGCGCTCGGCCTCACCGGGCTGATCCTCGTCCAGAGCGCCTTCGAGACGGCGTCCCTGCGCATGTCCCTGCCGGCCCTGACCGCGGCCCAGCCGCTCGCCGGCATCCTCTGCGGCGTCGGCTTCCTCGGCGACCGGCTGCGCGCCGACTCGGGCGCGCTGGCCTGGGAGGCGGCGGGGCTCGCCGCGATCGTGGTGGGCATCATCATGCTCGGCACGCATTCGGCGATGCCGAGCGGCGTGAAGCAGCCGCGGCAGGTCGCTGTGGCGGCGGTTCCGGCGCGCTGA